Proteins encoded together in one Vitis vinifera cultivar Pinot Noir 40024 chromosome 4, ASM3070453v1 window:
- the LOC104879047 gene encoding glycine-rich cell wall structural protein-like: protein MMRSPPPCVTTSTSICRVADLILEKSLLSNGLLGGGGGQSMSSPGDIGGGNGTGTPTGGGGKGTGHLKLLHGGHTALRHGRRIIHEGNTGSGGGTGGSGGNAIAASFLTAEHSQNEEPPKNMEIQSHIVKVNYGVINRFSVDLPNSSGGAGTGVGGGGRVSLGGGAGTGDGGGGVSLGGGAGTGAGGGVSLGGGAGTGVGGGGVSLGGGAGTGAGGGGVCLGGGAGTGAGGGVSLGGGAGTGAGGGGVCLGGGAGTGAGGGVSLGGGAGTGAGGGGVSLGGGAGTGAGGGVPLGGGAGTGTGGGGGGVTLGGGGGGGGGGHGLPIQGGQIPLTQGGHT, encoded by the exons ATGATGAGAAGCCCACCTCCTTGTGTTACGACCTCGACATCAATTTGCCGTGTGGCTGATCTAATTTTGGAGAAGAG CTTGCTCTCCAATGGCCTtttgggtggtggtggtgggcaGTCTATGTCATCTCCAGGTGATATAGGTGGGGGGAATGGGACTGGCACTCCAACTGGTGGAGGTGGCAAAGGAACCGGGCATCTAAAATTGTTGCATGGTGGACATACCGCTCTCAGACATGGCCGGCGTATTATACATGAGGGTAATACTGGTTCTGGTGGTGGCACTGGTGGCAGCGGTGGCAATGCTATTGCAGCATCATTCTTAACAGCTGAACACAGCCAAAATGAGGAGCCACCCAAAAACATG GAGATTCAAAGCCACATCGTCAAGGTCAACTATGGAGTGATAAATAGGTTTTCGGTTGACCTGCCAAATTCAA GCGGCGGGGCTGGAACTGGGGTTGGTGGAGGTGGTCGAGTTTCCTTAGGCGGAGGAGCTGGAACGGgagatggtggtggtggggtTTCTTTGGGTGGGGGTGCTGGAACTGGTGCCGGTGGTGGAGTTTCCTTAGGTGGAGGAGCTGGAACGGGAGTTGGTGGTGGTGGGGTTTCTTTGGGTGGAGGAGCTGGAACTGGAGCTGGTGGTGGTGGGGTTTGTTTGGGAGGTGGTGCTGGAACTGGAGCAGGTGGTGGAGTTTCCTTGGGTGGAGGAGCTGGAACTGGAGCTGGTGGTGGTGGGGTTTGTTTGGGAGGTGGTGCTGGAACTGGAGCAGGTGGTGGAGTTTCCTTGGGTGGAGGAGCTGGAACTGGAGCTGGAGGTGGTGGAGTTTCCTTGGGTGGAGGAGCTGGAACTGGAGCTGGAGGTGGAGTTCCCTTGGGTGGAGGAGCTGGAACTGGAACTGgtggtggaggaggaggagttACTTTAGggggaggaggtggtggtggtggcggtggGCATGGCTTACCAATACAAGGTGGACAAATCCCCTTGACACAAGGTGGACACACCTGA
- the LOC100259275 gene encoding protein OXIDATIVE STRESS 3 LIKE 4 encodes MEVMVEVSSIPAYVGGMTQDKQREEEVGGGVVVGRFSGQRDKGGFLSGSGKRGVGSEKPEESSEASSLGNLSDDEDDEGDDVVSSSGGGGNDVVSANAGFASLGSLEDSLPIKRGLSNCFSGRSKSFANLSDVNTVADLQKEENPFNKRRRTLIAYKLSRKNSGFYSWQNPNSMPLLTLKEDPNQENNSSEDEEEDREQKLHQRKFKTFKSTSCFSLADL; translated from the exons ATGGAGGTTATGGTGGAGGTGTCTTCGATCCCGGCGTACGTTGGCGGGATGACGCAGGATAAGCAGAGGGAGGAGGAGGTTGGAGGCGGCGTGGTGGTGGGTCGCTTTTCCGGCCAGAGGGACAAAGGGGGGTTTCTGAGTGGATCGGGGAAGAGGGGCGTCGGATCGGAGAAGCCGGAGGAGTCGTCGGAGGCTTCTTCGCTCGGTAATCTCAGCGATGACGAGGACGACGAGGGGGACGACGTCGTTTCATCAAGCGGTGGTGGAGGTAACGACGTCGTATCGGCTAACGCAGGCTTCGCTTCTCTGGGTTCCCTGGAGGACTCTCTTCCCATCAA GAGGGGGTTGTCGAATTGTTTCTCGGGAAGATCAAAGTCGTTTGCGAATCTATCAGACGTGAACACGGTGGCGGATTTGCAGAAGGAAGAGAATCCATTCAACAAGAGGAGAAGAACCCTGATTGCATACAAGCTGTCGAGAAAAAATTCAGGTTTCTACAGTTGGCAAAACCCAAATTCAATGCCTCTTTTGACCCTCAAAGAAGACCCAAATCAAGAGAACAACTCATcagaagacgaagaagaagacAGAGAACAAAAACTCCATCAGAGGAAGttcaagaccttcaaatcaacAAGCTGTTTTTCTCTTGCAGATCTGTAA
- the LOC100254158 gene encoding exocyst complex component EXO70A1, with translation MAVVSDSMIEKLASARRSLKSSLEKSRVLGLALEKSGPRLEEINQRLPSLEAAVRPIRAQKEALVAVGGHINRAVSPAAAVLNVFDAVHGLEKSLLSDPRNDLPGYLSVLKRLEEALKFLGDNCGLAIQWLEDIVEYLEDNLVADERYLSNLKKSLKNLRELQNDEERVCLDGGLLEAALDKLECEFRLLLTENSVPLPMSSPSSLGEQPCIAPSPLPVMVIQKLQAIIGRLTANKRLEKCISIYVEVRSSNVRASLQALDLDYLEISISEFNDVQSIEGYIAQWGKHLEFAVKHLFEAEYKLCNDVFERIGLDVWMGCFAKIAAQAGILAFLQFGKTVTESKKDPIKLLKLLDIFASLNKLRLDFNRLFGGGACIEIQNLTRDLIKSIIEGASEIFWELLFQVELQRQTAPPSDGSVPRLVSFLTDYCNRLLGDNYKPILTQVLVIHRNWKHEKFQERLLVDAILNIIKAIEKNLETWSKGYEDATLANLFLMNNHWHLHKHLKGTKLGDLLGDSWLKEHDQSKDYYAAIFLKDSWGKLPSLLSREGLMLFSGGRATARDLVKKRLKSFNEAFDDMYKKQSNWVVSERDLRDKTCQLIVQAVVPVYRSYMQNYGPLVEQDPSASKYAKYTVQTLENMLASLFQPKPAKYVSFKGRQPSGKFSNGFT, from the coding sequence ATGGCGGTGGTGAGTGATAGCATGATCGAGAAACTTGCGTCTGCGAGAAGGTCATTGAAGTCAAGCTTGGAGAAATCAAGGGTGCTAGGGTTAGCTCTAGAGAAAAGCGGGCCTAGATTGGAAGAGATTAATCAAAGATTGCCTTCGCTCGAGGCTGCGGTTCGACCTATTCGAGCCCAGAAGGAAGCCCTTGTCGCAGTTGGCGGTCACATCAATCGAGCTGTCAGCCCTGCTGCGGCGGTTCTGAATGTGTTTGATGCTGTTCACGGGCTCGAAAAATCGCTATTGTCCGATCCCCGCAACGATCTTCCGGGTTATCTCTCAGTGTTGAAAAGGCTTGAGGAGGCATTGAAGTTTCTAGGTGATAATTGTGGGTTAGCGATTCAGTGGTTGGAGGATATAGTGGAGTACTTGGAGGATAATTTGGTTGCCGATGAACGGTATCTTTCGAATTTGAAGAAGTCCCTGAAGAATCTCAGGGAATTGCAGAATGATGAAGAGCGAGTTTGCCTCGATGGCGGGTTATTGGAAGCTGCATTGGATAAATTGGAATGTGAATTCCGGCTTCTCTTGACAGAAAACAGTGTCCCATTACCCATGTCTTCTCCATCGTCTCTGGGAGAACAACCCTGCATTGCCCCATCCCCTTTGCCAGTAATGGTTATACAGAAATTGCAAGCAATCATTGGGAGATTAACTGCAAATAAGAGACTTGAGAAGTGCATTTCTATATATGTTGAGGTTAGGAGTTCCAATGTTAGAGCTAGTTTGCAGGCTCTTGATTTGGATTACTTGGAGATTTCGATCTCCGAATTCAATGATGTGCAGAGCATAGAGGGGTACATAGCTCAGTGGGGCAAGCATTTGGAGTTTGCAGTGAAACATTTGTTTGAGGCAGAGTACAAGCTCTGTAATGATGTCTTTGAGCGGATTGGATTGGATGTTTGGATGGGCTGCTTTGCGAAGATAGCTGCACAAGCGGGAATTCTTGCATTTCTTCAGTTTGGGAAGACGGTTACAGAGAGTAAGAAGGACCCTATCAAGCTGTTGAAGCTATTGGATATCTTTGCATCCTTGAACAAGTTGAGATTGGATTTCAACCGCCTTTTTGGTGGAGGGGCATGTATTGAGATCCAAAACCTGACTAGGGATCTCATCAAAAGCATCATTGAGGGGGCGTCTGAGATTTTCTGGGAACTTTTGTTTCAAGTGGAATTACAGAGGCAAACAGCACCCCCTTCAGATGGGAGTGTTCCAAGACTGGTGAGTTTTCTTACTGATTACTGTAATAGGCTACTTGGGGACAATTATAAGCCGATCTTGACACAAGTTCTTGTTATTCACCGAAACTGGAAGCATGAGAAATTCCAAGAAAGACTACTTGTTGATGCCATTTTAAACATCATTAAAGCTATTGAGAAAAACTTAGAAACATGGTCAAAGGGTTATGAGGATGCTACCCTTGCCAATCTTTTTCTGATGAACAATCACTGGCATTTGCATAAACACTTGAAGGGAACAAAGCTTGGAGATCTTCTGGGGGATTCTTGGTTAAAAGAACATGATCAGTCCAAGGACTACTATGCTGCAATATTCCTGAAAGATAGCTGGGGGAAGCTTCCATCCCTCCTAAGTAGGGAAGGTCTGATGCTGTTCTCAGGTGGGCGTGCTACTGCTCGTGATCTTGTCAAGAAAAGGTTGAAATCTTTCAACGAAGCTTTTGATGACATGTATAAGAAACAGTCCAATTGGGTCGTGTCTGAAAGAGATTTGAGGGACAAAACTTGTCAGCTTATAGTGCAGGCAGTTGTTCCAGTCTACCGGAGCTACATGCAAAACTATGGGCCCTTGGTTGAGCAAGACCCAAGTGCTAGTAAGTATGCAAAGTACACTGTACAGACATTGGAGAATATGCTTGCCTCTCTCTTTCAGCCTAAGCCAGCAAAATATGTCAGTTTCAAAGGAAGGCAGCCTAGTGGGAAATTCAGTAATGGGTTTACCTGA